The following coding sequences are from one Polynucleobacter sp. JS-JIR-II-50 window:
- a CDS encoding IscS subfamily cysteine desulfurase codes for MNAPQDLPKQPVPMFSPKHFPVYMDYSATTPIDPRVVDKMLPYLREQFGNAASRSHAYGWAAEEAVEWARSEVAQLVHADPREIVFTSGATESINLALKGAAHFYKDRGNHIITVKTEHKATLDTCRELEREGFEVTYLDVLPNGLIDFAQLEVAMKPGTILASVMYVNNEIGVVQDIPAIGELCRSRGVIFHVDAAQATGKVDIDLEKIKVDLMSFSAHKTYGPKGIGALFVRRKPRIRIEAQIHGGGHERGMRSGTLAVHQIVGMGEAFRIARVEMIEENKRIRGLRDRLLNGLKDIEEVYVNGDMDDRVPHNLNISFNYVEGESMLMALKDLAISSGSACTSASLEPSYVLRALGRNDELAHSSIRFTLGRFTTEEEVDFTIKLVKEKIAKLRELSPLWEMYKDGIDISTIQWAAH; via the coding sequence ATGAACGCACCACAAGACCTTCCAAAGCAACCGGTTCCAATGTTTAGTCCTAAGCACTTCCCGGTGTATATGGACTATTCAGCTACAACGCCGATTGATCCGCGCGTGGTTGACAAAATGTTGCCTTATTTGCGCGAGCAGTTTGGAAACGCCGCCTCTCGTAGTCATGCTTATGGTTGGGCTGCAGAAGAAGCGGTTGAGTGGGCGCGTTCAGAGGTTGCTCAATTAGTACATGCTGATCCAAGAGAGATTGTGTTTACTAGCGGTGCTACTGAAAGTATTAACCTGGCATTAAAAGGCGCAGCACATTTTTACAAAGATCGCGGTAATCACATCATCACCGTTAAGACCGAGCACAAGGCAACTTTAGATACTTGTCGTGAGCTTGAGCGCGAAGGTTTTGAAGTGACTTATTTAGATGTTTTGCCTAATGGCCTGATTGATTTTGCACAGCTTGAAGTTGCAATGAAGCCGGGTACGATTTTGGCTTCGGTGATGTATGTCAATAATGAAATCGGTGTTGTGCAAGATATTCCTGCCATTGGTGAGTTGTGCCGTTCGCGTGGTGTGATTTTTCATGTGGATGCAGCGCAAGCAACTGGCAAAGTGGATATTGATTTAGAGAAGATCAAAGTGGACTTGATGAGCTTTTCTGCACACAAGACTTATGGTCCTAAAGGTATTGGCGCTTTGTTTGTGCGTCGTAAGCCACGTATTCGTATTGAGGCACAGATTCATGGCGGTGGCCATGAGCGCGGTATGCGTTCTGGAACTCTTGCAGTTCACCAGATCGTAGGTATGGGTGAGGCTTTCCGCATTGCTCGTGTTGAGATGATCGAAGAGAATAAGCGTATTCGCGGACTACGTGACCGCCTACTCAATGGCTTGAAAGATATTGAAGAAGTCTACGTCAACGGCGATATGGATGATCGTGTTCCGCATAACCTCAACATTAGCTTTAATTATGTTGAAGGCGAGTCTATGTTGATGGCGTTGAAAGACTTGGCGATTTCTTCTGGTTCAGCATGTACCTCAGCATCGTTAGAGCCTTCTTATGTATTGCGTGCCTTGGGTCGCAACGATGAGTTGGCGCATAGCTCCATTCGCTTTACCTTGGGTCGCTTTACGACTGAGGAAGAAGTGGACTTCACCATCAAGTTGGTAAAAGAGAAGATTGCCAAGTTGCGTGAGTTATCTCCGCTCTGGGAAATGTACAAAGACGGAATCGACATCAGCACGATTCAGTGGGCTGCACACTAA
- the hscA gene encoding Fe-S protein assembly chaperone HscA, translated as MALLQISEPGKSLAPHQRRIAVGIDLGTTNSLVAIVRDALPKVLPDAQGRELLPSVIRYLPNGRTQAGFEALESAVIDPKNTIVSVKRFMGRGLLDVENIESAPYDFVDQPGMLKLRTVAGDKSPIEVSAEILARLRQLAEDSVSDEIVGAVITVPAYFDDAQRQATKDAAKLAGIEILRLLNEPTAAAIAYGLDNASEGIYAVYDLGGGTFDISILRMSRGVFEVLATGGDSALGGDDFDHRLYCWVIEQAKLPPLSIHDHRTLLQACKHAKELLSHNPLARVHETLADGTVVNVGVSQAQLFEITQNLVTKTLMACKKALRDAGLKAEDVKGVVMVGGSTRMPNVQRAVGELFGTQPLNNLNPDQVVALGAAMQADLLAGNQSKDDEWLLLDVIPLSLGIETMGGLVEKIIPRNTPIPVARAQDFTTFKDGQTALAIQVVQGERELAQDCRSLGKFELRGIPAMAAGAARIRVTFQVDADGLLSVSAVEQGSGVKASIDIKPSYGLTDAEITRMLQDGFASAKEDLLSRSLREEQVNAQRLLDAVQTALASDRSLLNAEEQKAVDQEMATLQKILNEETDSAIVRKAVDHAAKATDDFAQKRMNASIQKALSGKNVAEI; from the coding sequence ATGGCCTTATTACAAATCTCTGAACCCGGTAAATCGCTGGCGCCCCATCAGCGCCGTATTGCCGTGGGTATTGATTTGGGAACCACTAATTCTTTAGTAGCCATTGTGCGTGATGCCTTGCCTAAGGTTCTGCCTGATGCACAAGGGCGCGAGCTACTTCCTTCCGTTATTCGTTATTTACCTAATGGCAGAACTCAAGCCGGCTTTGAAGCGCTTGAGAGCGCAGTGATTGACCCAAAAAACACTATTGTTTCAGTAAAGCGTTTCATGGGTCGGGGCTTGCTGGATGTTGAGAATATTGAAAGCGCCCCATACGACTTTGTTGATCAACCCGGTATGCTTAAACTCAGAACAGTTGCTGGGGATAAGAGTCCAATTGAAGTCTCCGCAGAAATCTTGGCGCGCTTGCGCCAACTAGCGGAAGACTCTGTATCTGATGAGATTGTTGGCGCTGTGATCACAGTGCCCGCTTATTTTGATGATGCGCAACGTCAAGCAACCAAAGATGCCGCTAAGTTAGCTGGCATTGAGATACTACGCTTATTGAATGAGCCGACTGCTGCTGCGATTGCCTACGGATTGGATAATGCCTCTGAAGGTATTTATGCCGTTTACGATTTAGGTGGTGGCACCTTTGATATTTCCATACTACGCATGAGTCGCGGTGTGTTTGAGGTGCTTGCTACTGGCGGTGATTCTGCTTTAGGTGGTGATGATTTTGATCATCGCTTGTATTGCTGGGTCATTGAGCAAGCCAAGCTTCCTCCTTTATCTATTCACGATCATCGTACGCTCCTGCAAGCCTGTAAGCATGCCAAAGAACTGCTGAGTCACAATCCTCTAGCTCGTGTGCACGAGACTCTAGCGGATGGTACGGTGGTTAATGTTGGCGTTAGTCAGGCGCAGCTCTTTGAGATAACCCAAAATCTAGTGACTAAGACCTTGATGGCTTGCAAAAAAGCATTGCGTGATGCCGGTCTTAAAGCTGAAGATGTTAAGGGTGTAGTAATGGTGGGCGGTTCAACCCGTATGCCAAATGTACAGCGCGCTGTTGGTGAGCTCTTTGGAACCCAGCCATTGAATAATCTGAATCCTGATCAAGTAGTCGCACTGGGTGCGGCGATGCAGGCTGACTTATTAGCCGGTAATCAAAGTAAAGATGATGAGTGGCTACTTTTAGATGTTATCCCGCTATCGCTTGGTATTGAAACCATGGGCGGCTTAGTGGAAAAAATCATTCCACGTAATACACCTATACCAGTAGCTAGAGCGCAAGACTTCACAACCTTTAAAGATGGACAGACTGCATTGGCCATTCAGGTAGTGCAGGGTGAGCGCGAACTTGCTCAAGACTGTCGCTCATTAGGTAAGTTTGAATTACGCGGCATACCAGCAATGGCTGCAGGCGCAGCCCGTATCCGTGTCACCTTCCAGGTGGATGCGGATGGCTTATTGTCTGTAAGCGCCGTAGAGCAAGGCTCTGGCGTAAAAGCATCAATTGATATCAAGCCCTCTTACGGCCTAACTGATGCAGAGATTACACGCATGCTGCAAGACGGTTTTGCATCTGCCAAAGAGGATTTGCTTTCGAGGTCATTGCGTGAAGAGCAAGTGAATGCGCAGCGTCTATTAGATGCAGTACAAACCGCGTTAGCGAGTGATCGCTCTTTACTGAATGCGGAAGAGCAGAAAGCAGTTGATCAAGAGATGGCAACTCTACAAAAAATCTTAAATGAAGAAACTGATAGCGCCATTGTTCGCAAGGCCGTTGATCATGCCGCTAAAGCTACCGATGACTTTGCACAAAAACGCATGAACGCTAGTATTCAAAAGGCTTTATCTGGCAAGAATGTTGCTGAAATTTAA
- a CDS encoding tripartite tricarboxylate transporter substrate binding protein — MQLLNRVFTKKNKIILALCATLGIFGSTNLAAQTWPDKPIKMIVPFAAGGSADILGRILSQELAKNLGQNVIVENRGGAGGNIGAEMVAKSPADGYTILLASGSMMTVNPFIYKKSSINYIKDLTYITAIATVPMVIAVSPKLPVNTLSELIALAKTKELNFGSAGIGSQIHMANENFLYSAGIHATHVPYKGENPALNDLIAGQIDFMAGNFPATGGFAKAGQVKALAVTSSKRLKQLPNVPTVSEAGIPGFENTGWYALAVPAGTPQSIIDKIYVATEKSFKAPSLLANMDTNGLTPMMMKSKDVDTKIQVESANWEKVIKARNIPTQ, encoded by the coding sequence ATGCAACTTTTAAATAGAGTCTTCACCAAAAAAAATAAAATTATTCTTGCGCTTTGCGCTACTCTAGGCATATTTGGCTCTACCAATCTTGCCGCTCAGACGTGGCCCGATAAGCCCATCAAAATGATTGTTCCGTTTGCTGCTGGTGGAAGCGCAGATATTTTAGGAAGAATACTTTCCCAAGAGCTAGCTAAGAATCTTGGTCAAAACGTGATTGTTGAAAACCGTGGGGGTGCTGGCGGCAATATTGGCGCAGAAATGGTTGCTAAATCCCCGGCAGATGGCTATACCATCCTTCTAGCCTCTGGCAGTATGATGACCGTCAACCCTTTCATCTACAAAAAGTCCTCTATTAACTATATAAAGGACTTAACTTACATCACCGCCATAGCAACCGTTCCAATGGTGATTGCAGTAAGCCCAAAACTACCAGTTAATACACTTTCCGAACTAATCGCTCTAGCCAAAACAAAAGAGTTGAACTTTGGATCGGCTGGTATCGGCAGCCAGATACATATGGCCAACGAGAATTTTCTGTACTCTGCAGGAATTCATGCGACGCATGTACCCTATAAAGGCGAGAACCCTGCATTAAATGATTTAATCGCTGGGCAAATTGATTTTATGGCTGGTAATTTTCCAGCAACTGGAGGATTTGCAAAAGCAGGCCAAGTTAAAGCGCTTGCCGTTACCAGCAGCAAAAGGTTGAAGCAGCTCCCTAATGTTCCCACTGTTTCTGAAGCGGGTATCCCTGGATTTGAAAATACTGGTTGGTATGCCTTAGCAGTCCCAGCAGGCACACCACAATCCATCATTGACAAAATTTATGTTGCAACTGAGAAATCATTTAAGGCGCCGTCTCTACTTGCCAATATGGATACCAACGGCTTGACACCAATGATGATGAAGAGCAAGGATGTAGATACCAAAATACAGGTCGAATCTGCAAACTGGGAAAAGGTAATCAAGGCAAGAAATATTCCTACGCAATAA
- the uvrB gene encoding excinuclease ABC subunit UvrB, producing MIAEMPPKLPKTGPKAEVKELQKTPAADPLGEAGHDLDPAKFVSFPDSPYQLYQPFPPAGDQPQAIDALVEGIQDGLTFQTLLGVTGSGKTFTMANVIARTGRPAIIFAPNKTLAAQLYSEFREFFPRNAVEYFVSYYDYYQPEAYVPQRDLFIEKDSSINEHIEQMRLSATKSLLERRDVIIVATVSAIYGIGNPGDYHSMVMTLRPGDKMSQRDILMRLIAMQYDRNETDFKRGVFRVRGDTIDIFPAEHNELAVRVELFDDVVESLQFFDPLTGKIRQKIPRFTVYPSSHYVTPRDTVLKAIETIKTELRTRLDEFVKDGKLVEAQRLEQRTRFDLEMLNELGFCKGIENYSRHLSGAAPGDAPPTLVDYLPNDALMFLDESHVLIGQLNAMYNGDKSRKHTLVEFGFRLPSAMDNRPLKFTEFETKMRQTIFVSATPADYEKTHQGQVVEQVARPTGLVDPEIEVLPASTQVDDLLDQIHARVKVHERVLVTVLTKRMAEQLTDYLSDNGVKVRYVHSDIDTVERVEILRDLRLGVFDVLVGINLLREGLDIPEVSLVAILDADKEGFLRSERSLIQTIGRAARNVRGKAILYADRITDSMKCAMGETERRRTKQIAFNKLHGIEPKGVKKRIKDIIDGVYDVKEKRQEMQVEQERAHYEDMGEKDLAAEIKRLEKQMNAEAKNLEFEKAANTRDRLTKVKEMAFGARSRDSV from the coding sequence ATGATAGCCGAGATGCCCCCTAAGTTGCCCAAAACTGGTCCAAAAGCCGAAGTAAAAGAATTGCAAAAAACCCCTGCGGCAGATCCCTTGGGTGAGGCGGGCCACGACCTGGATCCGGCCAAGTTTGTATCCTTCCCGGACTCCCCTTATCAGCTCTATCAGCCATTTCCTCCTGCTGGGGACCAACCCCAGGCCATTGATGCCCTGGTTGAGGGTATTCAGGATGGATTGACCTTCCAGACGCTTTTAGGGGTTACTGGCTCTGGAAAGACCTTCACGATGGCTAATGTCATTGCTAGAACAGGCCGTCCTGCCATCATTTTTGCCCCGAATAAGACCCTAGCTGCCCAGCTTTATAGTGAATTTAGAGAGTTTTTTCCGAGAAACGCTGTTGAGTACTTCGTCAGCTACTACGATTACTACCAGCCAGAGGCTTATGTACCTCAGCGCGACCTTTTTATCGAAAAAGATTCCTCTATTAACGAGCACATCGAACAGATGCGTTTGTCGGCAACCAAGAGTTTGTTAGAGCGTCGAGACGTCATTATTGTTGCGACCGTATCTGCAATTTACGGCATTGGTAATCCTGGCGACTATCACAGTATGGTGATGACATTACGTCCCGGTGACAAGATGAGTCAGCGTGATATTTTGATGCGCCTCATTGCGATGCAATACGATCGCAACGAAACGGATTTCAAGCGCGGTGTATTTCGAGTGCGTGGTGACACCATTGATATTTTCCCGGCCGAACATAATGAGTTAGCAGTTCGGGTGGAGTTGTTTGATGATGTCGTGGAGAGTTTGCAATTCTTCGATCCTCTCACTGGCAAGATTCGTCAAAAGATTCCACGCTTTACTGTGTACCCAAGCTCACATTACGTCACACCTCGTGATACTGTTTTGAAAGCAATCGAAACCATCAAAACAGAATTGCGTACTCGCTTAGATGAGTTTGTGAAGGATGGAAAACTGGTTGAGGCGCAACGCCTCGAGCAACGAACGCGATTTGATTTAGAGATGCTGAATGAGTTGGGCTTCTGCAAGGGTATTGAGAACTACTCGCGCCACCTTTCCGGCGCCGCTCCAGGGGATGCCCCACCAACACTAGTAGACTATTTGCCTAACGACGCCTTGATGTTCCTAGATGAGAGTCATGTTCTGATTGGTCAGTTGAATGCGATGTATAACGGGGATAAATCTCGTAAACACACTTTGGTGGAATTTGGCTTCCGTTTGCCTTCAGCAATGGATAACCGCCCACTGAAATTTACTGAGTTTGAAACCAAAATGCGTCAAACCATTTTCGTTTCTGCAACACCGGCTGATTATGAGAAAACACATCAAGGACAAGTTGTCGAGCAAGTAGCTAGACCAACCGGTTTAGTTGATCCAGAAATTGAAGTGTTGCCAGCAAGCACCCAGGTCGATGATTTGTTAGATCAAATTCATGCACGCGTCAAAGTGCATGAGCGAGTTCTGGTGACTGTGTTGACTAAACGGATGGCGGAGCAATTAACAGACTATCTTTCCGATAACGGTGTGAAGGTACGTTATGTTCACTCTGATATCGATACGGTTGAGCGTGTAGAAATATTGCGTGACTTACGTTTGGGTGTCTTCGACGTGTTGGTCGGCATTAATTTATTACGCGAGGGCTTGGATATTCCTGAAGTTTCTCTAGTAGCCATTTTGGATGCCGATAAAGAAGGCTTTTTACGTTCAGAACGCAGTTTGATTCAAACCATTGGCCGTGCCGCTCGTAACGTTCGGGGCAAAGCCATTTTGTATGCTGATCGCATTACCGACTCTATGAAGTGCGCAATGGGCGAGACTGAAAGACGGCGAACCAAGCAAATTGCCTTCAATAAGCTTCATGGAATTGAGCCTAAAGGGGTCAAAAAGCGCATTAAGGACATTATTGATGGTGTCTATGACGTTAAAGAGAAGCGTCAGGAGATGCAGGTTGAGCAGGAGCGGGCCCACTATGAAGATATGGGCGAGAAGGACTTGGCGGCTGAAATTAAGCGCCTAGAGAAGCAAATGAACGCTGAGGCCAAAAACTTGGAGTTTGAAAAGGCTGCCAATACTAGGGATAGGCTCACTAAGGTTAAAGAAATGGCTTTTGGGGCTAGGTCTAGGGACTCTGTCTAA
- the hscB gene encoding Fe-S protein assembly co-chaperone HscB, giving the protein MANPSASDDYFRFFGLNQQFKIDLPALDQAYLAIQKEVHPDRHARGSDAEQRLAMQMATFANTAVQTLKNPIQRGLYICQLHGVDAKLETNTAMPAAFLMKQMEWRESLDEQAEDLTALEALMAEVEQSKQETLAEIVQAIDGAKNYVRAAELLRGLLFINKFAVELDDSIAALI; this is encoded by the coding sequence GTGGCGAATCCTTCCGCGTCTGACGATTACTTCCGCTTCTTTGGATTAAATCAGCAATTCAAAATCGATTTGCCTGCTCTAGATCAGGCATACCTCGCGATTCAGAAGGAGGTGCATCCCGATCGCCATGCGCGTGGTAGCGATGCTGAACAGCGCCTTGCCATGCAGATGGCTACCTTTGCTAACACTGCTGTGCAAACACTGAAGAATCCTATTCAACGCGGCCTCTATATTTGCCAGCTTCATGGCGTTGATGCCAAGTTAGAAACCAATACCGCCATGCCTGCTGCTTTTCTGATGAAGCAGATGGAGTGGCGAGAGAGTTTAGATGAGCAAGCGGAAGATTTGACGGCGCTTGAAGCCTTGATGGCTGAAGTAGAGCAATCAAAACAAGAGACGCTTGCAGAAATCGTCCAAGCCATTGATGGCGCCAAAAACTATGTACGTGCCGCAGAGCTACTTCGCGGCTTGCTCTTCATCAATAAGTTTGCGGTTGAGCTTGATGACAGCATTGCAGCCTTAATTTAG
- a CDS encoding AAA family ATPase gives MAESTSSIDLMGLQPETRVSLHSAFPECGGFADFEIPAFNKPSELVPAVDPSYQLNSEATLAILAGFAFNRRVMLQGMHGTGKSTHIEQVAARLNWPCLRINLDGQITRMDLIGKDVIGLEDGKQITRFQEGLIPWSLQRPVALILDEYDAGQPDVMFVIQRMLEREGRLTLLDQNRVINPNPAFRIFATSNTAGLGNWNGLYQGTQLLNHGQMDRWDIVAALNYLEPSEEQKILMAKVPELSDAQAKAMISLANLTRSSFAAGDISTLMSTRTLITWGENWRIFKDLQIAFALAFLNKCESEEKVLVAEYYQRCFASELDVNKK, from the coding sequence ATGGCTGAAAGCACATCTTCAATCGATTTAATGGGTTTACAGCCTGAAACGAGGGTTTCTTTGCACTCCGCCTTCCCAGAGTGCGGGGGCTTTGCAGATTTTGAAATTCCCGCCTTTAATAAGCCCAGCGAGCTTGTTCCCGCTGTCGACCCTAGTTATCAACTTAATTCAGAGGCTACTTTAGCCATTCTGGCTGGATTCGCCTTTAATCGCAGAGTAATGCTTCAGGGCATGCACGGTACTGGTAAATCCACTCATATAGAACAAGTTGCAGCACGTTTAAATTGGCCGTGCTTACGCATCAACTTAGATGGCCAAATTACTCGCATGGATCTGATTGGCAAAGATGTCATTGGCCTAGAAGACGGAAAGCAAATTACCCGCTTTCAAGAAGGCCTCATACCTTGGAGTCTGCAACGCCCTGTTGCACTCATCCTAGATGAATACGATGCCGGTCAACCAGATGTCATGTTTGTCATTCAGAGAATGTTGGAGCGCGAAGGTCGTCTTACTCTACTCGATCAAAATAGGGTCATTAATCCCAATCCCGCCTTTCGCATCTTTGCTACCAGCAACACGGCTGGACTAGGAAATTGGAATGGGTTATATCAAGGAACACAATTACTAAACCACGGCCAAATGGATCGTTGGGATATCGTCGCTGCGCTTAACTATCTTGAGCCCAGCGAAGAGCAAAAGATTTTGATGGCAAAAGTACCAGAGCTTTCTGATGCCCAAGCAAAAGCGATGATTAGCCTTGCGAACCTGACTAGAAGCAGCTTTGCAGCCGGAGACATTTCGACATTAATGTCAACAAGAACACTCATTACCTGGGGAGAAAATTGGCGCATTTTTAAGGACTTGCAGATTGCATTTGCTCTGGCATTTTTAAATAAATGCGAATCTGAAGAAAAGGTATTGGTGGCTGAATACTATCAACGCTGCTTCGCTAGCGAACTTGATGTGAACAAGAAGTAA
- a CDS encoding Fe-S cluster assembly transcription factor has protein sequence MRLTTKGRFAVTAMIDLALRETHGPVTLAGISQRQKISLSYLEQLFGKLRRFNIVESTRGPGGGYTLARPSSEVSVADIIVAVDEPLDATQCGGKGNCHTDEENHGRCMTHDLWSNLNSKMVEYLSSVSLKDLVHQQEGRGIVIQDMRQKKIKVESTKADKPATALAAKKEVAPKAPLVNSVFNLARQS, from the coding sequence ATGAGACTTACAACCAAAGGTCGTTTTGCAGTAACCGCAATGATTGATTTAGCCCTGCGTGAAACGCATGGCCCCGTAACTTTGGCCGGAATTAGCCAAAGACAAAAAATATCCCTTTCTTATCTCGAGCAATTGTTCGGCAAATTACGCCGTTTCAATATCGTGGAGAGTACTCGTGGTCCTGGTGGTGGTTACACCTTGGCACGTCCGTCCTCTGAGGTGAGTGTGGCTGACATTATTGTTGCCGTCGATGAACCTCTCGATGCAACTCAATGTGGCGGTAAGGGCAACTGTCATACCGATGAAGAAAATCATGGCCGTTGTATGACGCATGATCTCTGGAGTAATCTCAATTCAAAAATGGTTGAGTACCTGAGTTCGGTGAGCTTAAAAGATTTGGTTCATCAGCAAGAAGGGCGCGGCATTGTGATTCAAGATATGCGTCAAAAGAAAATTAAAGTTGAAAGTACTAAAGCGGATAAGCCTGCTACAGCACTTGCAGCTAAAAAAGAAGTAGCGCCTAAAGCGCCATTAGTGAATTCTGTATTCAATTTGGCGCGCCAAAGTTAA
- the iscA gene encoding iron-sulfur cluster assembly protein IscA, whose translation MAITLTDKAAAHVNRNLEKRGKGCGLRLGVRTTGCSGLAYQLEYVDEPAAEDQVFESNGIKVFIDPKSLAYLDGTELDFVREGLNEGFKFQNPNVKDECGCGESFRV comes from the coding sequence ATGGCAATTACCTTAACCGACAAAGCAGCTGCACACGTAAACCGCAATCTTGAGAAGCGCGGCAAAGGTTGTGGCTTGCGCTTGGGTGTTCGCACAACAGGTTGCTCTGGCTTGGCATATCAGCTTGAGTATGTAGATGAGCCTGCCGCTGAAGATCAGGTATTTGAGTCCAATGGCATTAAGGTATTCATAGATCCAAAAAGCTTGGCTTACTTGGACGGTACAGAGTTAGACTTTGTGCGTGAGGGTTTGAACGAGGGATTTAAGTTTCAAAATCCAAACGTAAAAGATGAGTGTGGTTGTGGCGAATCCTTCCGCGTCTGA
- the fdx gene encoding ISC system 2Fe-2S type ferredoxin, which produces MTQIVVLPHSEYCPEGAVVEVAPGTSICEALLENDIPIEHACDMVCACTTCHVIVKEGFQSLNPPDENEEDMLDRAWGLNPQSRLSCQAIVAKQDLVIEIPKYSINHAKENH; this is translated from the coding sequence ATGACTCAAATCGTTGTACTACCGCATAGTGAATACTGTCCTGAAGGTGCAGTTGTTGAGGTTGCCCCAGGCACTTCGATTTGCGAAGCCCTGTTAGAGAATGACATTCCCATTGAACATGCTTGCGATATGGTGTGCGCTTGCACTACCTGCCATGTAATCGTTAAAGAGGGGTTTCAAAGCTTGAACCCGCCCGATGAAAATGAAGAGGATATGCTTGATCGTGCGTGGGGTCTAAACCCCCAGTCCCGTTTATCTTGCCAAGCTATCGTTGCCAAACAGGATTTAGTGATTGAAATTCCTAAATATTCAATCAATCATGCCAAAGAAAACCATTAA
- the iscU gene encoding Fe-S cluster assembly scaffold IscU: MAYSEKVIDHYENPRNVGSFEKGDDSVGTGMVGAPACGDVMKLQIRVNDQGVIEDAKFKTYGCGSAIASSSLVTEWVKGKTLDQALEIKNSLIAEELALPPVKIHCSILAEDAIKAAVADYKEKHPAK, translated from the coding sequence ATGGCATATAGCGAAAAGGTCATCGACCACTACGAAAATCCCCGTAACGTTGGCTCATTTGAGAAGGGCGACGACAGTGTAGGTACTGGTATGGTTGGAGCCCCAGCCTGCGGTGACGTGATGAAGTTGCAAATTCGCGTGAATGATCAAGGCGTAATCGAAGATGCAAAGTTCAAGACTTATGGTTGCGGTTCAGCTATTGCTTCATCTTCCCTGGTAACCGAATGGGTTAAGGGTAAGACTTTGGATCAAGCGCTGGAGATTAAGAATTCACTCATCGCTGAAGAGTTGGCTTTGCCCCCTGTAAAGATTCACTGCTCTATCTTGGCGGAAGATGCTATTAAGGCAGCAGTAGCGGATTACAAAGAAAAACATCCAGCGAAATAA